CTAACCCAACGCGTTCTGCATTAGAAACTTTAATCGCAGATTTAGAAAATGGTACAAACGGTTTTGCATTCGGTTCTGGTATGGCTGCCATTTCAGCAGTTATTATGCTATTAGATAAAGGCGATCACATCTTAATTAATTCTGATGTGTACGGTGGAACTTATCGCGCACTTACAAAAGTCTTCACAAGATTCGGTATTGAATTTGATTTCATTAATACAACAGATGTAGCAAACATTGAATCTGCAATTAAACCAGAAACAAAAATGCTATTCATCGAAACACCATCAAATCCATTACTACAAATTACAGATATTAAAGCGGCAAGTGCAATCGCTAAAGAACATGATATTTTAACAGTTGTTGATAATACATTTATGACACCTTATTACCAAAATCCTTTAGATTTAGGTGCAGATATCGTACTTCACTCAGCAACTAAATATTTAGGCGGACACAGTGATGTCGTTTCAGGACTTGTTGTTACATCTACTGAAGAATTAGGAGAAAGAATTGGCTTTATTCAAAATTCAACAGGTGGCGTACTTGGACCACAAGATAGCTACCTATTAATTAGAGGTATAAAAACATTAGGATTACGTGTTGAACAAATCAACAAAAACGTTAAATCCATTGTAGATCTTTTAAATGAACATTCAAACGTTGTTAAAACAATACACCCATTAAACGAATCACATGTGAATCGTGACATTCACTTCGAACAATCCTCAGGATATCCAGGTATTATTTCATTCGAAGTAGCAGATGTAGAAAAAGCAAAAGCAGTCATCAAACATACAAAACTATTCACACTTGCTGAAAGTCTCGGTGCAGTAGAAAGTTTAATATCTGTTCCAAGTTTAATGACACACGCTTCAATCCCAGCAGAAATCCGTCATAAAGAAGGCATTGCTGACGGTATGATCAGACTATCTATCGGTATCGAAGACGGAGAAGACTTAGTCGCTGATTTAAATAATGCATTAAACCAAATATAAAATATTAGGCATCCCCCGGACATGTACGTGTCCGGGGGATTTTTTTGTGAGGTTTGTGGGATGTGTGCAGGATTTTTGATTGTTAGGGAGGCTGTAAGTGTCACTATTCCGAATTATGATCGTTAGAGAGCTGTAAGTGTCACTATTCTGGATTATGACCATTAGAATGCTGTAACGGACACAATCTAGAATTCTGTCCCTTAGAACACTGTAACGGACATAATCTAGAATTCTGTCCCTTAGAACACTGTAACGGACACAATCTAGAATTC
The Mammaliicoccus sp. Dog046 genome window above contains:
- a CDS encoding bifunctional cystathionine gamma-lyase/homocysteine desulfhydrase, whose amino-acid sequence is MNKKTLLIHGGQTTDAYTGAVTTPIYQTSTYEQDAIGELRQGYEYSRTANPTRSALETLIADLENGTNGFAFGSGMAAISAVIMLLDKGDHILINSDVYGGTYRALTKVFTRFGIEFDFINTTDVANIESAIKPETKMLFIETPSNPLLQITDIKAASAIAKEHDILTVVDNTFMTPYYQNPLDLGADIVLHSATKYLGGHSDVVSGLVVTSTEELGERIGFIQNSTGGVLGPQDSYLLIRGIKTLGLRVEQINKNVKSIVDLLNEHSNVVKTIHPLNESHVNRDIHFEQSSGYPGIISFEVADVEKAKAVIKHTKLFTLAESLGAVESLISVPSLMTHASIPAEIRHKEGIADGMIRLSIGIEDGEDLVADLNNALNQI